In the Vulpes vulpes isolate BD-2025 chromosome 12, VulVul3, whole genome shotgun sequence genome, GACATGCAGCTAATGCAGATAATGATGCAGTCCTGGGTGTTGGGGGGAATGTGGAGGGAGAGCATAGGAGAGCAGAAATCATCCTGATAGAATTTTTTACATGCAATTGGTGTTGTCGCGCTGCAGAGGATTCTGATCTCTGACCTTGGGAAAGCCAGTGCAGAAAAACCAAACCAAGGCAGAGTATGTTCCAGTGTGAGCCAGATAGTAAattcggtgggggggggggggggggggcggggacggcggggacGGACAGAAAGGCAAGAAGAGTGACCCTAAGGCTCTAAGACTGGTAGAGGGAAGAAGAGTATCCTCATACCAGAGTGGAGTTTATGGGGGAATTAAAGGCTCTGTGCACATCCCCTCAGAAAGGTCAGAAAGAGCTACAAAGTAATGATGACTGACATCTAAAAAGCACTTATTAATCAACTCTCAGGGCTCCTGCTCTGCCAGCACCTGGCCTCCTGCCTGGGGAGGCAAGGGGAGGAAGGGGTACTCAGAACGTAAATGACCAGATGACCATGTGATCAAACACTCCTCCAAATATGGGATAAAGATTCCTAGTCCTAAAAAACCTAAACAGATGTCATAGTTATCAAGCTTTGTTAATTAGGTGGTATGGATAGTACCTCTTTGACTAATAGAAACTTTAAAAGTAGGTTTGTATTTTCTGTGGTTATTttgatttgggattttattttattttattttattttggccaATTACTCCTGGAAAAGGTTTAGAGTATTATTTACTTTCCTTAagacatttcctttgtttttacttAACTCCCACCCTGTTTGTGGAGGAATTTTCAATATGTGTGCTTTCAAATGTAGTTTGTGTCTAGGCTATAGCAAAAACTGAGAGTTCTAGAAATGGCTATTTAATGAAACCTTGTTTCTTAAGTTTTGATTTAGCTTTAGCcacagggaggagggaaaaaacaaCAGTAACATTCTTGCCTAGAGCAGTAGTGAACTTTGCAAATACCTCTGTAAGAAACGTATTCTTTTTATCAGTTTAAGGCTGTCATGTAGAGAATCaaggaatttcctttttttcctgttcccCTTTTTGTGCCACTAATTAAAATGCAGCAGCTATAAACGTGATACAAAATCCAAAAGTGTCCATAATGAACTGTGAAAAATTGTTACCATTTGTGTTGGATTTTTCTAATTAGAAAACCACATTGAAAGTTGTTTAGAGAgagaaatgttaacatttgtaAATGAACCATGCTTTGTGACATACTTCTTTTTCCTAATGCATATTTCGTCAACCAGATTCAAATCTCTGAATACCTTCCTTTCAGGTATACTCGAAATCTTGTGgatgaaggaaatggaaaatttaatCTAATGATTCTATGTTGGGGTGAAGGACATGGCAGGTAATAAATACAATTATTCATTTGCAGATACTTATTAGATGATCTATTCCAGCATAAGGAAAGTTCAGTGCCAGAATGGCTACAGGTCTTGGGAGCATTAACAAATTTCATGTTACAGTTATTTGTTCAAAATGTTCCAACAAAAGTTCTCATGGGAATTAGTTTGAGAGTTTAGGCATATACCATGTACATCAAACCCAGCCCCACAAATGAGTAATAAATCAAAGGAGGTAAGTAGCCAGTTTAACTTAATCTTTTTCTGTGTTCTGTGGAGCTAAATGTATGTGGAATTTTGCTAAAATTTGACCTTTGTGGTGCTTTGAAGTCTGTAAACAATTGCAGGACCAAAGACCAAAGTGTGCTCATTTGGAACCAGAAAAGCAATtcacaaattcagaaaatttctTGCTATTTCAAGTTTATTGTTAActgacttttactttttaaattttctcttcaatttttttatgtAGAGGATAAGGCAACTTAAACTAATACCAGTTCTTTGAAACTTGGTTCCTTAATTTATCCTAAGTTCACAAACTTGTGAGTATTGTTATCTGTGATCCTTCTCAGGCTTTTGAGAGTGGTAAAAGCAGTACTTGCAGACCCATTTTTGATGGGAGAAAGGAAACCTGAATTTATGAGATTTGGAGGTAGTTAGGTCTATAGAGGACTTTATTTACTCATATGGAATGGTggtgtttttgttcattttcaatattatttgaGAACAGATAATGTCAAGAGTAAAACTAGGCTCTGTGGATTTAGAAGATGAGTTCTTAAGGTTTTATGCATTCAACGTAGAAGATAAATGCTAATAACATATACAGGTTCACACCTTTTATACTATTTACTCTAAGATTCCATAAATGTTTTCTGCAAATCCAGTGTACTATTTTTCTCCCACTATTCTTGGGAGTTAATCACAGGTGGAGTACTCTAAATCTACAAAATGTTAACAAGATTACAGTACAACTCTTGGATGCTAACACACATACACCTACCTTTTGTcccccaaaggaaagaaaagagagaaaagacccgcaggggaaaaaaaccccactataTGTTAAGTGTGATCTTACATGTGTGATGCAATTATTAGAGATTATTATCTTTAtcctttctaaaatttctctGATGTTTTATAATCCAGTTATAGCCCAGCTTAATTGAGCTATTCAAAGCTGTGTCTTGTAAAAGACCAGAAGGTTGCTGGTTTTGTGTTTGTTACCAAAGTAGCGttacaacatgattttttttttacaacccagtttttaaaaatgaactgttCTGTACTCCAGTTATGCACCAAAATTGCACCATGTATATGCATTGATATGGAAGACCTGGTATTTTATATGTTGCCCTGAACAATGTTAATTACAAACTGATGACATTTACGAGTCCTCTGGACAGTACGCAGTGGTAGTGAGGTCTGGGCAGAGTGTTACTGAGCTCTGAGTACTGGGCTATGCACTGAGCTGAATTgtcttttgtgtatatatagcaGTATCCATGATCACACGGATTCCCACTGCTTTCTGAAGATGCTGCAGGGAAATCTAAAGGAGACATTATTTGCCTGGCCTGACAAAAAATCCAATGAGATGATCAAGAAGTCTGAAAGAACCTTGAGAGAAAACCAGTGTGCCTACATCAACGGTAACATGGAATACCATTTTCTTAGGGCAAGTGGGAAAAGCCTTGAACTCCCATTTGAAATACTGCTTGCATATTTATATGTCCAGCAGAATTTGGTTCATGGACTCATGATTTCAGTACTTGGAAAATGATCTAAAGcaatgggttttgtttttttaaacctttgcGTCTGAATTAGAATCACTCAAAATGCATGCACATAGGTTGGCACGCACTGAAAAGTCATTTCCTGCCAAGTCTCAGGACAGTTAGCATTGAATATGAATTTACAAaagtagattattttatttttatttctataaagcttttatttttgagtGGATCTCTACagccaacctggggctcaaaccTATAACCCTGAGGTcgagttgcatactctactgactgagccagccaggcaccccaaaagtggATCCTTTTAATAAGGGAGTGAAGTCAGGTTGGAAATACTAGTCTTTGTGttaaaaaatgtaaggaaatgtTCTGGAAGTGGTTAAGAATTGTAGCTGGTCCCTGTTTTTATAAAATGCACACAGCATACCTAAAAGAATATTCTCAAGAGAATCTTTAGAGGGCCCATTGTTTAGCAGTGACTTATAGATCCCCTaccaagaattcattctttttactaAATGTAATATGGGAGAGCCAGATGCTTTTCAAAAGAGGCTGTGATTAACATCTGCATTTCTAAAAGGGAGAATAACTTTCCAAAAAGCCTGTTAAAGATTATAGATCATTTTTGATTCCCATTTATAGAAGAGATTGCCAACACACCAGAAGAATAACACATCTGAGGTCACTCAGCTTTTAATTGCCAGTCAGGATTTGAAATCAAGCCATTTGGTTCCAAAGCCCATACCCTTAATTGGGATGCCATCCCTCtgatgtaatataaaatattacagagttgttttttttttcctggtcctgCAGCTTTCTTCTTAGATCTTAAAGTCCCTTATTAGTTTTGATACTTGTCCTAAATTTGTTTATGAGTTTAAGAATGCAAGGCactggggtacctgagtggcttattcagttaagtgtctgtcttccacttaggtcatgatcccagggtcctgagatggagccctacatggggctccctgctcagcagagagtctgctactccctctctctgccctctccctgcttgtgttctctctcactctctttctctaaactaaataaaataaaacaaaataaaagaaaagaatgcaaggCATTTACAAAGGTCAGATAGTATGGCAAGGTTTCTTCCTCCattgacaaaacaaaaaagtatttgtttcttATGTGCCAGAAAGCATTTATTTGAAGGTTGCTGTATATATGTTAGACACACCAAATTTCTAAGAACAGTCTTGTTGCCTGTATCACTCTCAGTAAGGCCAACAAGCCTTCCAGAATAATTGCTTTCTGTTAGAGTCCCAGAATCTTTATGAAACTAAATTGGGTCTTAAAGAATAGGTAAGCTTTTCTCAAGAGTCGTCCATGCAGAACCTACAGGAGCCAAGCAGGTAAGGCAATTGAGAAATTCAGGCCAGGAATAAGGCTGCAGGGACTGCTGTGTGCAAGCCACACTGTCTAAGGGGCAGCAATGGCCACTCAGTTCCAGCCACAGtgctcaaatttcttttttccgTTGAAGTGAGAAATTCTGAttggggtcgggggggggggggggggcggggggggggatgtgGATTTTGCCAATCAGCAAAATGTCGGATAGGATAAGCTAAATATTTCTGTAGACTAATTGCCTGTAAGATCAAAAGCCTCAAAAGCTCAACTGTAGATTTTTACGGATGCAAGAAGAGTGCAGATGGATAGGAATCAGTAGGAGGGACATTTCGAGTGCAGGGAAGAGcatgagggaagggaaggcacAATCCttgcaaagaatgaaaaatgttcAGTAGTTGTCTGGCTGGAGAGAAGGGAGAATGGGCTTGGACACGAGTTAGTAGAATAGTGAAGTGAGATCAGGGCCTGGGACTCCAAAACCAGCTGAAGGTAAGAGCTTGCTTTGGTCAGTAGAATTTTATTGGGAGTATCTTGATGGATCCCATAGCAGTGTGCAACATAGagtggaagaaaaaagataattggGACAAGGAGACCAAATTACCTAACATAAAGGCAAATGGTAGACATGCCTGGACCAAACTGGCATCCATGAGCATCACCAAGAAAGGTCCAAGGTTATTGTGAAAGATGGTACACCATGGGCATAAAAGAAATGGAGGCAAAGACAAATGGACAAATGGCTgcatggatggacagatggatggatgctGGGATTATTAAGAGCAGATTTCAGACAAGAGTTTCAGGGGCTTCTCTAAAGGATGGTGACTAGGTTTTGTGGGGTCTGTGCTGGCAGGATTGTGCAGCATGCATTGGGTAGTGTATGTGCTTGCAATTGGAGAAACAAATCATTTGTTTAAAGGCAGTCAGTTCTTAAGAAGGTGGAACTTAGGCTCAAAATTGTGCTTAAGTCCAGTCTATGATGAGCAGTAAGTAAGCTATGGAATCAGAGTCTGCATAACTGAGAATTATGTCCCATTTTTGGAAATGAGGAAAACTGCTAAGGATCCCAGAAGTTGTGACTTGTTGGAAGGTGGTCTAACTATAGCTGAGATAGAACCTGTCTTCTGCTTCTAGGCTTCACTATTCTCTCATGCAAGCTCATGGAGCCAGATCATAAAGCATAAATCCTAATTTGGTGCCTACATTAACTGCACTAATTTCACTGAATTCCTTTCTTGATTATTCCTCAGATTCTCTCCTAACTATAAATTTCTTAACGTAGTCTTGAGcattttgtctttccttctctccctcccccagggcccttAGACTTGCTTCATCATGAATTGGTCAGGCTCTCAGTCAGGGCTCACCTGCTATCCTGGGGTCCCCTCATATCATGCAGGCTTTCCCTTTGCTCCCTCCCATTGCTGATCTTATTTCCTCATCTTTTGTCTGCTTCCTTCCTGGTTCCTACTCTTTTTTGGTGGAAAATATCTTCACTGGCTTTGTGAGACAGGGTTCATGAATAGTAAGTTTTTGAGACCTCATATATCTAAAAATCCTGGCACCATGATTGATAAATTAGCTGGATGTGGAATTAGGACCTCAGATCTGCTCTCAGAGCTATGAAGGTAACCCCTTGACTTTTCTTTTCCAATCCTCTTTCTGAAAGCCTGGTACCATTCTGATTCTCAAATCtttctatgaaattattttttctttcttgaaacttTGGAATGTTCCCTTTTAGTTATCTTTTCCTGTCCTCTGCATTACAGTCCTGTACCTAGATTCATGACTCTCATTCATGGTGCTGGGTAGTCTGTGGGTTCTTTATTCTGGAAATCTGTATCCTCCTATTCAAGAAAATATTCTCAAGGTATttctttgggattttgttttgtttggtttggtttggttctgTTTCTGAATCTCTTAGTGCTCAGATATGAAACCACCTGGACTagttgtctaatttttttttcctttcctattttctgtttttgtcccTTTGTTCTTAGAGTCTTTTCCAGCttcctcagtttttctttcaACCTTTCTATTcgggggtttttgtttgttttttttagtctCCTCCTGAGAAGTGTCTGTTTCAAGTGTCTGCATTTTGGGGTGTTGCCCCAACCCACATCTTTAATACTAGAGCCCTTGCCCCAGTGTCTAGTGAACTTGGCTGTAGGCTAATATTTGAAAACTAGAGACAAAAAAAAGTTAACTGGTGGCTCTGAACATATGGATGGTGTGTGTCAACTGGATTTCACTCTGGGATAATCTGGCAGACATTTTTCCTTGAGGAACAGCCAATGGTGCTATCTTTAAGAGCTTTGTCTTGGAGCTCATCAGATTCCCTGAGAAGCTGTTTCCCATCTCCTGTCCGAGGGGAAAGAAAATCCTGTCTGGTAGTATGCTGGCAGCTAGgtggaaaagaaagcagggatccTACCATTCAGTAAGTAAATGTTGACTCATGTCACCAGTTTTTCGCCTGGTATCTGCCAGTCCTGAGCTCGTGTATTGTACTCTTTCTAGAATATAGATCTCAGATATGTACTCTGGGGGATGAGGgaaagaaatggtaaaaggaaTTTGAGCCTGGCTTTCAACCAGTTCTTGGATTTTTAGCCCCATCTTCACCCTCACTTCCAGAAGTAGTTTTACTGCCAATCCCTGAGCTGTtcagatctgtgtgtgtgtgtacacatatgtatcaTGTCAAGATAAAAGGTTAATTTTTGGCTTTCCCCTGGGTAGCTAAGGATTTAGCTTTCTATCCTTGGCAAAACTATTCATCTACTTACAAGCTCTCAaacttttattgatattttctcttttccttttttttttttttttttgtctttgtgggttgatgcttttttttttttctttttaagattttattcacttattcatgaaagacacagagagggggagagagataggcagagggagaagcaggctccctgcaaggagcctgatgcaggacttgatcccaggacaccaggatcatgacctgagccaaaggcagacgctcaaccactgagctacccaggtgcctgggttgatgcctttttaaaatgattttgctACAATTGTAGGGTTTGGGGAAAGAGTCGAGTACATATTGCTTACTGTCTTTCACTGGAAAGTCACTCCAAAGTAATTTCTGTCTCTATCCGATTGATTGATGATCTCAGGTGGTTGACAAAATTTTTACCTATACCCATCATCTAAGCCCCTTTCTCCACTTTTCCTTCTTGGGTATTGTCTAGATTCCATTGGCTTACATCGAGTAGAGAACATTAGCCATACAGAACCTGCCGTGAGCCTTCACTTGTACAGCCCACCTTTTGATACATGCCATGCCTTTGATCAAAGAACAGGACATAAAAACAAAGTCACCATGACATTCCATAGCAAATTTGGAATCAGGACTCCATTTGTAAGTATGATTCCCCTCTCCTAAGATTAAGTGCTTTGTGCGTTGGCAACATGACACTATATGCATTGCTTTTTTTGTTCCAGATATTGTTCGAATGTCTCATTGTAAGTATTCTTGAAatgaagaatgagagaaaaaccTTAACATGAGAGAGGGACCCTTATATCCTAATTCTTTAACTTTGGCAATGATAATTTCaattgacctttttttaaaaacgtaAATTAGACGCTAAGAATTATTtgagaaactttaaaatgttatgctcatccaaaagaaaatgtttcttcatttaataagaattaaaactatattattttatgtaactgCTGCTGCCATGACTTAATGTTCTTAGGCCTGAGTGACTGGAACAACACAAACCACTTGCATAGTTAACCTGTGCAAAGTCAAGGCCCTTTTCTGAGGATATAAATACACTCGCCTGTTTTGATTGCCAAGTTGCTTTTTCTGGGAGTAGTGATACTGTTTAGACCACAAATCAATGTGAATAGACTCTGATAACATGTTCCCCCACTAGAGGAATAAGAGTTTCCTCCTGAAAATAATTAGGCAGACAACACTGATATGGTAGGGCCAGTCTTCTCCCTCTAGTGAAATAAACTGGCCGTTCAGGGGAACAGTCTCGAATTAATAACGAGAATATCCAGGAATAGACAATGGGTGACCACTAATACTGAAACTATCCTCACAAATCTTAAGAAAGTACTGCCTCAGAGGGAAGCAGGGGCAGAATTTTCTCAGGTGATTGCCCTGCCTCGTTCTCTGCATTCTGATCCCCAAGAGATAGTCTTATCACGGGAACAAAAACACTGGGCTCCTCTGCCAAAGCCAAATTTTCATACACTTCTAGAAAAGCAGGACGCCTTAGGAACCAGCTGAAAGTTCTCGTGTAAAGATGCTTacacaactttctttctttcttacagaCAGCTTCAGGATCACTGGAGAACAACTAAGGAGCATCAGATCCTTTAAGGTTTTAGCTTAAggtctgctaaaaaaaaaaaaaaattaaaaaaaaaaagttttgcccTGGACAGGAACAGCCTCTACCATCTGCTGTCCTGTAATAGTTATGAAGCCAATATTTAGATCTCTTGCAAGGCAGATGCTAATTGTAAAGCATTGAGCAAGCAATAGTGCCCCAAGCTATTGCAGAAGAAAAATCCCAGTAAAGGAAAAATGGGCTCAGAATTTTCAAGGCCAATTCAAGCACTCTCCTGGTTTTCTCCTCTAAATTCAATGGAACCATATGGGGGAATATCAGTGAAGATTTTTAGAGCTTTTGGAAACCCTTTGGTCTCTGAATTGTAATTAGCAATAAACCAAAACAAGAAACCCCAGATGTCAGATGCTTGCCTTGTTACTTGGAGGACTAAATGTGGGTGTCACTAGTATCCTTTGTGTGTTCTTGATATCTGCAGAGAATTTTGTGAAtctatggaatttattttttcagtcttacTTGACAAATTCCTGTCCTATAAGTAGCAGGATACTGTAGGCAGAGAAACTTAAGGCACTTTTGCCACTTGGTAATGAAAGGGAGGGTGGAAGAATTAGAAGCAGTACCTGCACCCCTAAACCCATGCCAAACCAAAACCAGAAACTCCTCCTATCTAATATGTCCAGTGGTCATGGTAGAAGACTTTGTACTGCCATTAAAATTGccaaatgattttaataaaactgGATTTGAATACAATTCAAAGTTGTCTTGCTGTTTAACTTGAGAATTTCATGTAACTCATACTTCCTTAGATTTAGATGGAGCAGCAAAAGCACTGTGAAAGATGCTTTTATGAGGTAAGGTGGTGAGAGAGccaaaaaaaggcattcaaagcAGCTTACTGTTTTGTGTTTCACGTATGTTCACTAAGTGGCCAGAGGTACCAAGTGAAGGGCCTCTGGCTCTGGTGTGGTTGACCAATGTAAGCAGTTTTGCCTGAAAATTACAGGTGGGGCTGTCTGTGTTTTGATGGGAATCGGCTTCCAGCATTTAAAAA is a window encoding:
- the CDO1 gene encoding cysteine dioxygenase type 1; the protein is MEQTEVLKPRTLAELIRILHQLFAGEEVNVEEVQAVMEAYESDPAEWAAYAQFDQYRYTRNLVDEGNGKFNLMILCWGEGHGSSIHDHTDSHCFLKMLQGNLKETLFAWPDKKSNEMIKKSERTLRENQCAYINDSIGLHRVENISHTEPAVSLHLYSPPFDTCHAFDQRTGHKNKVTMTFHSKFGIRTPFTASGSLENN